In Girardinichthys multiradiatus isolate DD_20200921_A chromosome 10, DD_fGirMul_XY1, whole genome shotgun sequence, the sequence ggaccactgagcaacagtccagtgctacttctctgtagcccaggtcaggcgcttctgctgcggtttctggttcaaaagtggcttgacctggggaatgcagcacctgtagcccatttcctgcacacgcctgtgcacggtggctctggatgtttctactccagactcagtccactgcttccgctggtcccccaaggtctggaatcggcccttctccacaatcttcctcagggtccggtcacctcttctcattgtgcagcgttttctgccacactttttccttcccactgacttcccactgaggtgccttgatacagcactctgggaacagcctattcgttcagaaatgtctttctgtgtcttaccctcttgcttgagggtgtcaatagtggccttctggacagcagtcaggtcggcagtcttacccatgattggggttttgagtgatgaaccaggctgggagttttaaagacctcaggaatcttttgcaggtgtttagagttaactcgttgattcagatgattaggttcatagctcatttagagacccttttaatgatatgctaattttgtgagataggaattttgggttttcatgagctgtatgccaaaatcatccgtattaagacaataaaagacctgaaatatttcagttagtgtgcaatgaatctaaaatatatgaatgttaaattttcatcatgacattatggaaaataatgaactttatcacaatatgctaatattttgagaaggacctgtatacatatatacatgtacatacatattttatacatatatacacacatatgcaTACATATCTGCATACAAATTTGGTTTAAAACATGTCTGGTTTTTCACTTGCCTTAGAGGGCTTCCATAGCAACATTACGTTTGAAGCAAAATCAAGAAACCTGTaagggtgcaaatactttttcacagcgaTGTGAATACAAAATCAACCAGGCTGTAAAAGAGTGGGGTTTTGTCCGTGTGTAAAACTGCTGCTGACTTCCATGTACCACTTTCTACGTAAGAATATTTCCAACTTAATTTCTTGACATGACATCAAGCTTCAAACAAAAACTCAACAGAACTACAAAGATCTCCGTTCCCCCcagggaaaacagtaaaatagttcaaaatacagaaataacacAATGGAACAAATAAAAGATTCTCATGATTATGGTTGAGTTGATCAGAAGTTAATGCTTACTGCTATTTgtgtttaaataatattctttgTCTTCATCTCTTCACATGGATCAGGATCTGTTCATTCTCCTGACATGTGGACAGATGAGCTGGACTGCTTCTAGACTTAGCTTTGAATCCCACAGGAAATGAAGGAAAGGCAAGATATCCATCTATGCATGAATGGACGTGTTCTAAACATTTATCAGATCCTTATGAAAAAACATGCTGTGTTGATGCTTTGAAAGATTTGgttaaaattttttttggatttttcaGCTTCTAGCCTGCAGATCACCAAAGAGCTAATCAAAGGAAAAATGGCCAGTTAAACCTGCAGCCTATTAACTGGTgcatctataaaataaaatatcttaaaGAGTTTTTGGGACACTACTGGCCTTTATTTGTTgtaatcagacaggaaatgggcagaaagaaagagatgCAGCAATGGTTTCAAGGTTATGATGCTTGATAAACCTTCAGTTCATTTTGGACACATGAAGTGATCATTTTATTACTGGGTTGGAGGGAACCAGGTTTTCCAATCAGGCCTAAAACCAGGATATCCTGCTGCTCCTGAACACATCTCTTCACATTTATTTCCCTGCAAATCCCAAGTTTTACATCCAAACATGGATGTTTGTGAGAACCGCATTAAATAGGAGGATtctgatttttagtttttgctttATGTCATCCAAGTTCAAACACTTAAGCATAACAATCATTTTTAAAGGTTCCAACTACTAAATAATTTCAGATGACATAAAATCTAAACTGCTTTAGTTTAACACCTCTTAGAGCAAAATGTCTGAAAATTAGAGCTTATAGAAATGATGTGACTAGAGGATAAAAATGATCCAACAGACCTCTTTATGTATCTCTatccatttattattttaaatagatttttttttctgatgttgACAGTTTTACAGTGTTATCTTTGCTTCTGCAGTTTAGTTACTTGTATCgttttaaaaggtaaaaacagCTAGGCTAATTCTAACGTCAGTCTTCCAGACTGGCTACAATGGTTCATATATAACATCTGAAATATCAAGGAAGTTTTTTTGCATGGATATCACTGCTGCATCACTCTTTACATTTCTAAACCATGCGGGAGTAGAGTGTAACAATACATTCCGGCCATAAAGAgattttaatgacattttttggttttcttttaataaggaACAGCAGCCTCAACAATTGTCAACCTATAATTAAACCAAACATTTGCTCAtgtcattcaacacagattgccatgaactccaagccctgcCAGGCAGAGTAATACTATCCCTACAGCAAAGCATGGTGGCAGCACTAGCATGCAATGGGTCTTTAAGTTCAGTTTCACAATACTTCATTTTTTCAGGGTTTCTTTTCCTTGGAAATGTAGGCGATTTATATATTTCAGTGAATATGCACACCTCAGATCCAGGTGAGCTTCATTCTGATTTTGCCACAGGTGTCTTTGGAGGCTAAAAGCTATCATCCAGGATGGGGAGCACTTGAAACACTTAGAAGGCAGATCAATTTTATTCCTTATTTTACATCAGCTATACAGTTGAACGACGCCGCAGCAATGCAGCAGAGCATCACTCGACAATATACTGTTACAACACAGAAGATTCAGTGGTGTTATCATGACAATGTTCTTAGTatcattggaaaaaaaaactaaattatgatatttgttttcattagaaTGTGgagaaacaaattcaaatttGCTGCCAATCAAAAGGTTCAGAAGAACATCTTAAATTTCATCCACGAAGGGGGTTTTTATGAGGTTGCCGGAGGAAACCATCGTCTTCTTGCCAGTGACGAATTTCTTGGCCACCTGGAGAAGATGAATGACAAAATGACGTTGTGACCAAATATCTCAAGAATGACAGAAACCATGTTTTCCCACAATTGTTACTGCTTCAGCTTTTATGCGTAGAGTCTAGGTTGCTATGAAGATGATCAGAGGAAATGCAATTAATTtcaaaaatccaaaatgtttGATTCTGTACAAACTGACCTGGTAGCATCATTTCAAATATCTTATGGACTTTTGGAAAGGTGTCAAAAAGtggaacaaagaagttatttattttcaagAACATGAAGTACAGACCAACATCCTGCAGGAAGTACCAGGATTGGACTACAGAGAACTAGAGTTATTAATAGTGCTTGGGACATTTGGGAAAATAAATCACTGCCTGGTGATCCAGGAGCAACCTTGTGATGAACAAGGATGTTCTTCCACAATATTGGAGCCCTGATTCACAAAGCTAAATGAATTATCATTGAAATTCTAAATATATGGTTGTAAAACTCGTCGAATCTTAATCCCCCTGGAAAGGCTTCATAAACTTAATGTATTTGTTAATAAAAGCCTTTAgaacctttttattattaaactccAGAACACCACAGAAATATCTGACAAAAAGATCTAACAACACTGAAGATCATGAGAAACAATGTCACTCCGTCACTTGTATGTGGCTGGGTTGAAATAAAAGGTTGCAAATCTCAGTTCAACCTTTAAACGTTTTAACTAAGCCCCAACTGAGCACCGATAAAACCAAAGCTCTTACATTTGCTACATCAGTCAGGGAGATGTTGTCAATGTTTTTGGAAATTTCCTCTGGAGAGTGGTAGGATCCATCAACCAGAGCCTGAGAGCCCATGGCCTCCAGCAGACCCTCAGAGGTTTCCAGAGACATCAGGAAGTGACCTTTTAGTTGAGccctgaagaagaaaatgagaaaagccacaaatgattttatgtgagagaaataaaatgttgatcTCTTCTTCAATCTTTTAATGACATGATGTGAGATCACAATTAGGTTTAGTTAAACTGATAGTAGAAGAAGAAACTGATAGTTATGGGTTTGTGAACTAATTCTCTCAACAAACTGTCCATCTGTGCTTCTTACTTGGCTCGAGTCAGGTCAGCAGCTGTGACCCCACCATCAGCGACAGCCTTAGCCTGGGTGAGGGCAGCCTTAATCAcctgaaaggaaaaaatatgaaCAGGGTGATCTGGGAAGACCAGTCGGTCAGAGATTATTCTGCTGGACAAACCTACTCACATCACCAGCTGCTGCAGTCTGGGAGATGGTGTAGACCCCAAACAGACCAGAGTCAGAGTAGCTTGCATTGAAAGCACACACCTGTTAGAAATCCATTGGaggaggaaagaaaagaaaaatcatagCTGCACATAGCGACCTTCACCCTGCTGATGTCATGCTCAAATCTTCCTCTATAGATGAATCATTTTAAAGAGAAACTGAGAGCCACCCACATCAAAGGGCTCTGCGGTTGCCTTGGCAACCCCCTGGACCAGTTTGCTGGAGACGCTGGAGCCCCTCTTAACGTGTGGTCCAGCTCCCAGTAGATGCTGCAGCACGCTGAATGCCAGAGCTTCACTGGTGCCAGCTGCTGCTGACTGGCTCACCACGGCAGAATGGACCAGGCTGCCGATGCTCTGCAGACGAACCTCTCCTGCAGACAAGAGCAGACAACAACTGGATGGTTCTTCACATCAAGTTCTGTACAGTAACTACAATATGGTGTCAGACATCTTGGAccatctttttcttcttctttgtgttGTTGGTTCAGCTCACCTCCACGGTACTGTGCTTTGGCCCCTGTGGTTCCTGCTCCGCCGCGGATGTTGAGGAACTGCTCCCCAACCTGCTTCAGCACAGAGTGGTCAACACCTGGTGAACCAGGGAACATCACAATCAGaactggtattttaaagattatAGATAAAAATCTAGAGCCATTGTGAGGAACCCATTGTGGGTTCATGGAAGCATGCACTCTAACAGGGTTCCCAGGAGCTTGGGAGGAAAAACTAGCCCACAGCACCTTATGGAATATCTGGACTCCAAGATCTTTGCTGCAGTGGGCTTTGGACATTTTTCACCTTCATTAACATCTTGTTTACTGTGTGGTGGTAATGTCCGCATCCCAGTACAAACAGAGAGGGACCTCTGTGTTCAGGCCTGTGTTCATATTGATACCCCATGTGATATATTACTAGATAGAAGTTCCCAGAATCTCTGAACttaaaaactaaagaataaattaagaaaaaggTTTTGTGTACTTTAACATGAAAAAGGAGTGTTAGTAGGACCAACAGTTAATTTTCCTAATGTTGGATTCTTCTCCACTGAACGGATCTACTAAAATTAACAGTTTCCGGGGTGTGAGGTTGTGTTGCTACAATAAAAGATCAATTATTTTTCACGACTTTTACAAATGTAGCCACAAGGCCTATCACCGATATCACTATCATGTTTAATTATGACGATCCCTCTTACCGAGTCCTACAAGAGCCATTCTTGCACTTGTGAAATTGTTTTGGACGAACTGATGAAgctgagggaaaaaaaacaaggatcaggaaaaaacacattaaacacaTGTTTCAGAATGAAAAGAAGGATAAAATGTTCTCACGTGTTCAGACTGGATATTGTCAACCATGTGGTCTGGACAATACAGGGAGTTACACAGAGCATTCTTGTATGCTGCTGCATGGAGACCTTCAACCACACCTGAATGAGGAAGGTTTAACAGAATAGAAACAGTGTTGTTGAAGTCATATTATTCCCATTCTGGATTTAATGCCTGCAGAAACCTGAGAATCATAAATGATGCACAGAGCTGCAAGGCAATAATACAgaggggagaacaagtatttgttACGcggctgattttgcaggttttcctacTTCCAAAGCATGTAAAAGtcttacatttttatcataggttctcttcaactgtgagtgacggaatctaaaacaaaatccagaaaatcacactgTGTAATTTTTAAGTAGTTAATTAGCATTATATTGCATGACatcagtatttgatcacctaacaaccagtaagaatcccggtTCTCACAGaactgttagttcttctttaagaagccttCCTGTCCTCCActcgttacctgtattaaccacacctgtttgaactcgttatctgtatagaagacacctgtccacacactcagtcaaacaaactccaacctctcctgGCTGggaggctgggatgggctactgGAAAAtaaccaagcagcttggtgagaaggaaacaactgttggtgcaattctaagaaaatggaagaagttcaagatgacggtcaatctccctcagtctggggctccatggaagatctcacctcgtggggcatcaatgatcatgaggaaggtgagtgTAGAGGCCAAGCCAATGCTTTAAGCCACTGAGGTGATACACCGGGATAGTGTTGATGCGCTGATTGTAGTCTTGTTGGATGAATTAAAGTCCGAGTTAACACTACTCATTATGCAGATcatctatttattttgtttacatcTCATCCGTTTCCTCTTGAAGACAAACATATTTCCACACGCTTACACCTGTTGACAGCATCTTACTTCAGCGGTCAAAAACTGTTTCTCCACCTGCCTCACAAAGAAAGGTTCCGCCCTTATAGACCGCTGATTAACCATGTGACCAAATATCCAAACAGTTTCATCACCAGCTCCTAcagtgagggatcagcccagaactatacagcaggacctagtgaatgacctgaagagagctgggaccacagtctcaaagcagaccattagtaacacactacgctgtcatggattaaaatcctgcagcagaagcaaggtccccctgctcaagccatgCATGTCCAGgtccgtctgaagtttgccaatgaccatctggatgatccagaggaggaatgggagaaggtcatgtggtctgatgagacaaaattaGAGCTTTTTGGGCTAAACTCCACACGCCGTGTTTGGAGgtagaagaaggatgagtacaaccccaagaacaccatccctaccatgaagcatggaggtggaaacatcattctttggcgatgcttttctgcaaaggggacaggacgactgcaccgtaatgaggggaggatggatggggccatgtatcaggagatcttaaccaacaacctccttccctcagtaagggcgttgaagatgggtcgtggctgggtcttccagcatgacaatgacccgaagcacacagccagggcaactaaggagtggctccataagaagcatctcaaggtcctggaatGGAAAATCTTTGGAGAGACCTGAAAGTCCTTATTGCCCAGtgacagccctgaaacctgaaggatctggagaagatctgtatagAGGAGTGGTctaaaatccctgctgcagtgtgggcaaaccttgtcaagaactacagaaaacatctgatatctggaactgcaaacaaaggtttctgtaccaaatattctGATCTATCAAATACTTCTGTTTGcaacaaaatgcaaatgaattatttaaaaatcacacaatgtgattttgtggatttttgttttagattccatcactcacagttgaagagtaactatgataaaaattaaagtcttctacatgctttgcaagaaggaaaacatgcagaatCAGCAGCATATCAAATATTTGTTCTCCCCTTTGTATCTCTGTACTATAAGTGTAAATACCAGGCAGGTGTATTATTAATCATGCAGCACAAATAAAGGAACATATTTAGTGGTGATCCTTCTCACTCAGCAAGTGTGACTCAAATAATATTAAATGCCCACCTATCTGGGAGTTCTGTGCAGCCTGTGCTTTGTCCCACTTTACCCGTGCCGTTAGGTCCGACACTTCCCATGGACGGAACTCAGGAGCCGTTGTCACATTTATCAAAAACTCCATCACTGTATCGCTGCAgatggaggcagagaaaaacaagagcgGATATAAGAAGAGATAAAATGAGCTACTTTCTGATAGAAATGCATGGTGGGAACACATACATGTCATCTCTCAGGCAGTCGACTTTATACATCATATTCTCCCGGGATGAAGTCACGCTGCacagaaacatccaaacatAGAGAATAAGAGAACTGGATAAATCTGACAGGGTTGTATCCAGGTGGGGTCACTGACCTCAGGCTGCCTCCCACAGCCTCAATACCGCGGCAAATTTTAAACGCTGATGCTCCTTTGGTTGTCTGCAGAGTAAAAAGAAGCATGTTAATATTAAATACAACAAATCAATAAAACTACTAATAAGAATACTATTCATGTAGCACCGTTCAAAACttttaaagttctttaaaaataagatttttaaaaacaaagtaacactttgttaagaaaacaaaatcactctGTTAAAAAGATTGACAATATTTAAGGAGAT encodes:
- the LOC124875570 gene encoding cytochrome b-c1 complex subunit 2, mitochondrial isoform X1 translates to MKGIRGISQLSKRFYAAARKGQSLNEPLVGLKLSPGAAHSYQEVCVSRLPSGLVIASLENYSPASKIGVFIKAGCRYETPDNHGVTHLLRLASNLTTKGASAFKICRGIEAVGGSLSVTSSRENMMYKVDCLRDDIDTVMEFLINVTTAPEFRPWEVSDLTARVKWDKAQAAQNSQIGVVEGLHAAAYKNALCNSLYCPDHMVDNIQSEHLHQFVQNNFTSARMALVGLGVDHSVLKQVGEQFLNIRGGAGTTGAKAQYRGGEVRLQSIGSLVHSAVVSQSAAAGTSEALAFSVLQHLLGAGPHVKRGSSVSSKLVQGVAKATAEPFDVCAFNASYSDSGLFGVYTISQTAAAGDVIKAALTQAKAVADGGVTAADLTRAKAQLKGHFLMSLETSEGLLEAMGSQALVDGSYHSPEEISKNIDNISLTDVANVAKKFVTGKKTMVSSGNLIKTPFVDEI
- the LOC124875570 gene encoding cytochrome b-c1 complex subunit 2, mitochondrial isoform X2; translated protein: MKGIRGISQLSTRLYAAQAARKVEATGFQPQDVQVSRLPSGLVIASLENYSPASKIGVFIKAGCRYETPDNHGVTHLLRLASNLTTKGASAFKICRGIEAVGGSLSVTSSRENMMYKVDCLRDDIDTVMEFLINVTTAPEFRPWEVSDLTARVKWDKAQAAQNSQIGVVEGLHAAAYKNALCNSLYCPDHMVDNIQSEHLHQFVQNNFTSARMALVGLGVDHSVLKQVGEQFLNIRGGAGTTGAKAQYRGGEVRLQSIGSLVHSAVVSQSAAAGTSEALAFSVLQHLLGAGPHVKRGSSVSSKLVQGVAKATAEPFDVCAFNASYSDSGLFGVYTISQTAAAGDVIKAALTQAKAVADGGVTAADLTRAKAQLKGHFLMSLETSEGLLEAMGSQALVDGSYHSPEEISKNIDNISLTDVANVAKKFVTGKKTMVSSGNLIKTPFVDEI